GGCGGGAATGGGCATCGAACATCCGAAATACAAGGTGGCGGTGGTGCAGGCGGCCCCGGCCTGGCTCGATCTCGACGGCTCGATCGACAAGTCGGTCGCGCTGATCAGGGAGGCCGCCGAGAAGGGCGCGAAGCTGATCGCCTTTCCCGAGGCCTTCATCCCCGGTTACCCCTGGCATATCTGGATGGACTCGCCGGCCTGGGCGATCGGCCGCGGCTTCGTGCAGCGTTATTTCGACAATTCGCTGGCCTATGACAGCCAGCAGGCCGAGCGGCTGCGCGAGGCCGTTCGAAGAGCGAAGCTGACGGCCGTGATCGGCCTGTCCGAGCGCGACGGCGGCAGCCTCTATCTCGCGCAATGGCTGATCGGGCCCGATGGCGAGACCATCGCAAAGCGCCGCAAGCTGCGGCCGACCCATGCCGAGCGCACCGTCTATGGCGAGGGCGACGGCAGCGATCTGGCCGTCCACGCGCGGCCCGACATCGGCCGCCTGGGGGCGCTGTGCTGCTGGGAGCATCTCCAGCCGCTGTCGAAATACGCGATGTATGCCCAGAACGAGCAGGTGCACGTCGCGGCCTGGCCGAGCTTCTCGCTCTACGACCCCTTCGCGCCGGCGCTCGGCGCCGAGGTCAACAACGCGGCTTCGCGCGTCTATGCGGTGGAAGGCTCCTGCTTCGTGCTGGCGCCTTGCGCGACCGTCTCGCAGGCGATGATCGACGAGCTCTGCGACCGGCCCGACAAGCACGCGCTGCTGCATACCGGCGGCGGCTTTGCTGCGATCTACGGCCCCGACGGCAGTCAGATCGGGGACAAGCTGGCGCCGGATCAGGAGGGCCTTTTGATCGCCGAGATCGACCTCGGCGCCATCGGCGTGGCCAAGAACGCGGCCGATCCCGCCGGGCACTATTCGCGGCCGGACGTGACGCGGCTGTTGCTCAACAACAAGCCGTACAAGTGCGTCGAGCAGTTTGCGCTGCCGGTCGACACCGTCGAGCCCACGGACATCGGCGCGGCGGCGAGCTGATCGCCGAGAGCAAGGGGAGGGCACGATCATGGAATCCGCAATTCCTCTGCATCTCGAAACGGCGCGCACGCGCCACAAGCGCGTGCCTGATGACTACCAGCCGCCATATCCGTCCTTCGTGGCGCGCTACAAGCCGGCCGTGAGCCGGGTCGTGATGGCCTATTTCGGCGTGCAGTATCATCGGTCAGCTCCGGTGGCCGCGACCGAGGCGCTCGCGGAGATTGCCGGGCGGTTCGCGGGCGAGGGCGGTCCCTCGCACTGGGACCGCGCGCATTATGTCGACCAGGCCGGCTATGAGACCGTCGTCTCGGTGGCCTATTGGGACGACGTTGCGCGCTTCGATGCCTGGTTTGCGTCGGCGCGCGAAGTTTGGACCGGCAGGGCCTGGGATGGCATCGGTACCTTCATCGAAGTGCTGCGTCCTGCGCTGGCGCGGCATGAGACGCTGTTCTCCTCGCCCGACCGGCCCGAGGGCGTCGCCGTCATCGCAGGCGGCATGAGCGGCGAGGTGCACGAGCACGCTTATTGGGGCGGGATGCGCGATCGCATTCCGCTGTCGCAGACCGATCCGATGTCGCCGGCGGGTACTCCCGAGCTGATCCGCGACGGCGCGCGCCTGCGCGTCAAGGCACACGATAATCTCTGCCTGATCCGCTCGGGGCAGGACTGGAGCGATACCGAGGCGTCCGAGCGGAAGCTCTATCTCGACGACGTCGAGCCGGTGCTGCGTGAGGGCATGGATTTCTTGCGCGACGACGGCCTTGCGATCGGCTGCTACGCCAACCGCTACATGCGTGTGCTCGCGAATGACGGCAGCGCGAACGAGAAATCCTACGGCCAGAGCTGGTGGAAGAGCCTCGCCGCGCTCGAGCGCTGGGCGGAGTCGCATCCGACCCATGTCAGGATCTTCGGCGCGGCGATGAAATACCTCTCGACGCTCGGGCCGTCAGCCAAGCTGCGGCTTTATCACGAGGTCACGGTGGCAGCCGCGGACGAGCAGTTCTTCGAATACCTGAACTGTCACGCGAAGACCGGCATGCTTGCGGCGGTGGAGACCGTCAGCGCCTAATCCAGGCAATGGCCGAGCAGTTCGGGATGCGCGGCGCAGATGCGATGTGCACCGGCATCCCGCAGCTCGGCCTCGCTGCCGTAGCCATAGAGAACGCCGATCGCGGTCATGCCGTTGGTGCGGGCGCCGACCACGTCGTGGCTGCGGTCGCCGATCATGATCGCATCGGCGGGATCGACCTTGGCTTGGTCGAGCGCGTAGCGCAGCAGGTCGCGCTTGTCGACGCGCGTGCCATCGAGCTCGGAGCCGAACACGCGCTCGAAATACGGCTTGAGGCCGAAATGATCGACGATGCGGGTGGCATAGACTGCCGGCTTGCTGGTCGCCACGAACATGCGCTGATGCGTCGCGGCAATCGAGGACAATGTGTCCTTGATCCCGCCATAGGCCTCGTTCTCGAACAGGCCGACATCGCTGAAGCGCTCGCGATAGAGCAGCAGCGCGCGGTCAGCGAGTTCCGAGCTGCCGGTAAGCTTCTCCAGGCTGGCATGCAGTGGCGGGCCGATGCACCAGGTCAGTTCGTCCTCGCTCGGCACCGCGACGTTCAGCCGCTCCAGCGCGTACTGGATCGAGCGGGTGATCCCGGGTTTCGGGTTGGTCAGCGTGCCGTCAAGATCAAAATAGATTGTAGCCATCTGGGCGGGACCAGCGTTGATATCGTCGCCCGTTGCTAGTTGGCTGGGCCCTCAAGTCAAGGTCCGATTTGTCCGCTATCATGGACGCCATGCGTATAACCCAGGTTATTGCTGTGTTCTGTCTTGCCGTCGCGGTGTCGCCCGCGCCTGGCCAGGAGACACCGAACCGGTTCGTGCATCCGAGCGTCGAGGAGCTTGCACATCCGCCGGAGAAGCCTGACGCGCGCGAAAGCAATACGCGGGAATCTATCTGCCTGATTGTGGAGGCGGCCGCGCGCGACAATAACCTGCCGCTGGAGTTCTTCGCCCGCGTGATTTGGCAGGAAAGCCGCTTCCAGGCCGATGCGGTGGGGCCGATGACGCGGAGCGGCGAGCACGCCCAGGGGATCGCGCAGTTCATGCCGGGCACCGCGAGCGAGCGCGGGCTCCTCAATCCGTTCAATCCGGTGCAGGCGCTGCCGAAGTCGGCCGAATTCTTGAACGAGCTGCGAAACCAGTTCGGCAATCTCGGCCTCGCGGCGGCGGCCTACAATGCGGGACCGCGCCGGGTCCAGGAATGGCTCGCCGGCACCGGCGGCATGCCGGAGCAGACCCGTAACTATGTCTATGCCATCACCGGCGCGAGCGTCGATGCCTGGGCCAAGGCCGGCAGCACCGGCAAGGGGCCGCCGAGCTCGCCGCCGACGAGCTGCCGCGATCTGATGGCGCTGCTCAAGCGCGCGCCAAATCCGTTCGTCGCCGAGCTCGAGCAGCATGTGGAGCTCGCCGCCGCAAAGATCTGGGGCGTGCAGCTCGCGGCCGGCTTCGACCGCAACAAGGCGCTGGCGATGTATTCCCGGGCCGTCACGAAGCTGAGCGCCGTGATCGGCGAGCGTGATCCGAGCCTGCTGAGCTCCGTGATGCGCAGCCGCGGCACGCGCGCGTTCTATCAGGTGCGCATCGGCGCGGACACGCGCAACGAGGCGGATGATCTTTGCAATAAGATCCGCAAGGCTGGCGGCGCCTGCTTCGTGCTGAAGAACCGGGGCGTGACCGGGTAGGGCTTCTGTCTTCTCACGCATGCCAGCCCCGCCGCGCGCTTCCTTGACGCGGGCCGTCGCATTGCCCGTTATGCAGGCACGATTCCGCAACCTCGGCCGGCCCTCCCTTGGCGCTTCCTCCGCTCGATTCACCTCAATGGCAAAGCCCGTGGCGCGCCTTTGGCTGGGGGCTGCGCTCGATCACGCAGACGATCCTCACGCTCGTCCTGTTCGCGACCTATCTCGGCATCGGTGCGCTGGCCCATGACAGCCATTTCAGCCTGCTCTGGGCGCTCTGCTCGACGCTGTTCGTCTGGGCAGGCCCGGCGCAGATCATTTTGATCACCACGCTCGGCTCGGGCGCCACCATCATCCAGTCGGCGATCGCGGTCACTGTCAGCGCCATCCGTCTGTTTCCGATGGTGGTCTCGGTGCTGCCGCTGATGCGCACGCCGACGACCAAGCGGCGGGAGCTGTTCTTCGCGGCGCATCTCACCGCCGTGACGCTGTGGGTCGAATGCCATCGCTTCCTGCCGCAGGTGCCGCGCGAGCGGCGGATCGCCTTCGTCAATGGACTGGGCTTTGGTCTGGTCTCGGTGTGTCTCACCGCCAACACGGTCGGCTATTTCCTCGCCGCCAACCTGACGCAGACGCTGGGCGCGGCGATCCTGATGCTGACGCCGCTGTCGTTCCTGTTCTCGACCGCGCGCAACAGCCGGGAGGCCGCCGACGTCGTCGCGCTGGCGCTTGGCGTTCTGCTCTATCCGCTGGCCGCGAAGATGGATTCCGGCCTCGACATCCTCGTCAGCGGCCTTGTGGCCGGCACCATCGCCTATGGCGTGCACTGGTGGCGGGAGGTACGCGCATGAGCTACGCACAGCTCATCGGCGACTGGCATGCGCTCGTTGTGCTGTTCGTCACCGGCGTCGTTCCCAACCAGATCTGGCGCATGCTGGGCCTGTGGTTCGGCGGCGGCATCGACGAGGGCTCCGAGTTGCTGGTCTGGGTGAGGGCGGTCGCGACCGCGATCCTGGCCGGCGTCATCGCCCAGATCGTGGTCCAGCCGCCTGGCGCGCTGGCTAGCGTGCCGGATGCCCTGCGCTACGGTGCGGTCGGCGCCGGCCTCGTCGTCTTCCTGCTGACCCGCCGCTCGATTTTCGCGGGCGTGGTGACCGGCGAACTCTTCATGCTGGCCGGCAAATGGTGGTTGGGCTAAAACCGCCGGCGAACAGCTAAGGAACTGGAAATATGGTTCGCGAAAACGAGCTCCGCGAGGGCGAGGTCGCCATCGAGCTGCCGCCTGTGGAGGATGCCGGCCTGGTCTTCATCGGCCGCATTCGCACGCCCTGGACCTCGCGGCTGGAGACGCCGCGGCAGGGCCGCCACGACGGCCCGATCTGCCGGCTCGAGATCTTTGAGCCGTTCGTGCCGGCCATCAAGGGGGTCGACTTCTACAGCAATCTCGAAGTGCTGTACTGGCTCGACAAGTCGCGCCGCGACATCATCCTGCAAAGCCCGAAGAACAACGAGAAAACCCGCGGCACCTTCTCGCTGCGCTCGCCGGTGCGGCCCAATCCGATCGGGACCTCGATCGTGAAGCTGGTCGGCATCGAGGGAAATACGATTCTGGTGCGCGGCCTCGACTGTCTCGACAACACGCCGCTGATCGACATCAAGCCTGATCGCTGCGAGTTCACCCCGCTGGCCGCGCCGCAGCCGGGGGACTTTCAGACGGAGTGAGGGGGCACCGCTCCAACCCCGTCATTGCGAGGAGCTCTTGCGACGAAGCAATCCAGACTG
This is a stretch of genomic DNA from Bradyrhizobium sp. CB2312. It encodes these proteins:
- a CDS encoding carbon-nitrogen hydrolase family protein, producing MGIEHPKYKVAVVQAAPAWLDLDGSIDKSVALIREAAEKGAKLIAFPEAFIPGYPWHIWMDSPAWAIGRGFVQRYFDNSLAYDSQQAERLREAVRRAKLTAVIGLSERDGGSLYLAQWLIGPDGETIAKRRKLRPTHAERTVYGEGDGSDLAVHARPDIGRLGALCCWEHLQPLSKYAMYAQNEQVHVAAWPSFSLYDPFAPALGAEVNNAASRVYAVEGSCFVLAPCATVSQAMIDELCDRPDKHALLHTGGGFAAIYGPDGSQIGDKLAPDQEGLLIAEIDLGAIGVAKNAADPAGHYSRPDVTRLLLNNKPYKCVEQFALPVDTVEPTDIGAAAS
- a CDS encoding phenylacetaldoxime dehydratase family protein, translated to MESAIPLHLETARTRHKRVPDDYQPPYPSFVARYKPAVSRVVMAYFGVQYHRSAPVAATEALAEIAGRFAGEGGPSHWDRAHYVDQAGYETVVSVAYWDDVARFDAWFASAREVWTGRAWDGIGTFIEVLRPALARHETLFSSPDRPEGVAVIAGGMSGEVHEHAYWGGMRDRIPLSQTDPMSPAGTPELIRDGARLRVKAHDNLCLIRSGQDWSDTEASERKLYLDDVEPVLREGMDFLRDDGLAIGCYANRYMRVLANDGSANEKSYGQSWWKSLAALERWAESHPTHVRIFGAAMKYLSTLGPSAKLRLYHEVTVAAADEQFFEYLNCHAKTGMLAAVETVSA
- a CDS encoding HAD family hydrolase, whose translation is MATIYFDLDGTLTNPKPGITRSIQYALERLNVAVPSEDELTWCIGPPLHASLEKLTGSSELADRALLLYRERFSDVGLFENEAYGGIKDTLSSIAATHQRMFVATSKPAVYATRIVDHFGLKPYFERVFGSELDGTRVDKRDLLRYALDQAKVDPADAIMIGDRSHDVVGARTNGMTAIGVLYGYGSEAELRDAGAHRICAAHPELLGHCLD
- a CDS encoding lytic transglycosylase domain-containing protein yields the protein MRITQVIAVFCLAVAVSPAPGQETPNRFVHPSVEELAHPPEKPDARESNTRESICLIVEAAARDNNLPLEFFARVIWQESRFQADAVGPMTRSGEHAQGIAQFMPGTASERGLLNPFNPVQALPKSAEFLNELRNQFGNLGLAAAAYNAGPRRVQEWLAGTGGMPEQTRNYVYAITGASVDAWAKAGSTGKGPPSSPPTSCRDLMALLKRAPNPFVAELEQHVELAAAKIWGVQLAAGFDRNKALAMYSRAVTKLSAVIGERDPSLLSSVMRSRGTRAFYQVRIGADTRNEADDLCNKIRKAGGACFVLKNRGVTG
- a CDS encoding AzlC family ABC transporter permease, producing the protein MALPPLDSPQWQSPWRAFGWGLRSITQTILTLVLFATYLGIGALAHDSHFSLLWALCSTLFVWAGPAQIILITTLGSGATIIQSAIAVTVSAIRLFPMVVSVLPLMRTPTTKRRELFFAAHLTAVTLWVECHRFLPQVPRERRIAFVNGLGFGLVSVCLTANTVGYFLAANLTQTLGAAILMLTPLSFLFSTARNSREAADVVALALGVLLYPLAAKMDSGLDILVSGLVAGTIAYGVHWWREVRA
- a CDS encoding AzlD domain-containing protein; amino-acid sequence: MSYAQLIGDWHALVVLFVTGVVPNQIWRMLGLWFGGGIDEGSELLVWVRAVATAILAGVIAQIVVQPPGALASVPDALRYGAVGAGLVVFLLTRRSIFAGVVTGELFMLAGKWWLG
- the tsaA gene encoding tRNA (N6-threonylcarbamoyladenosine(37)-N6)-methyltransferase TrmO, which encodes MVRENELREGEVAIELPPVEDAGLVFIGRIRTPWTSRLETPRQGRHDGPICRLEIFEPFVPAIKGVDFYSNLEVLYWLDKSRRDIILQSPKNNEKTRGTFSLRSPVRPNPIGTSIVKLVGIEGNTILVRGLDCLDNTPLIDIKPDRCEFTPLAAPQPGDFQTE